From a single Tursiops truncatus isolate mTurTru1 chromosome 20, mTurTru1.mat.Y, whole genome shotgun sequence genomic region:
- the WFIKKN2 gene encoding WAP, Kazal, immunoglobulin, Kunitz and NTR domain-containing protein 2: MDVKGKKGPVGMPKEATCDHFMCLQQGSECDIWDGQPVCKCRDRCEKEPSFTCASDGLTYYNRCYMDAEACSKGITLAVVTCRYHFTWPNTSPPPPETTVHPTTAPPETPGLDTAAPALLNYPAHQSVTVGETVSFLCDVVGRPRPEITWEKQLEDRENVVMRPNHVRGNVVVTNIAQLVIYSAQPQDAGIYTCTARNAAGVLRADFPLSVVRGGRPSATEESSPNGTAFPAAECLKPPDSEDCGEEQTRWYFDAQANSCLTFTFGHCHRNRNHFETYEACMLACVSGPLAVCSLPPLQGPCKAYEPRWAYNSQTGQCQSFVYGGCEGNGNNFESREACEESCPFPRGNQRCRACKPRQKLVTSFCRSDFVILGRISELTEEPDSGRALVTVDEVLKDEKMGLKFLGREPLEVTLLHVDWTCPCPNVTVGETPLIIMGEVDGGMAMLRPDSFVGASSTRRVRKLREVMHKKTCDVLKEFPGLQ, translated from the coding sequence ATGGACGTGAAGGGGAAGAAGGGCCCCGTGGGCATGCCCAAGGAGGCCACGTGCGACCATTTCATGTGTCTGCAGCAGGGCTCCGAATGTGACATCTGGGACGGCCAGCCCGTGTGCAAGTGCAGAGACCGCTGTGAGAAGGAGCCCAGTTTCACCTGTGCCTCCGACGGCCTCACCTACTATAACCGCTGCTACATGGACGCCGAGGCCTGCTCCAAGGGCATCACACTGGCTGTCGTCACCTGCCGCTATCACTTCACCTGGCCCAACACCAGCCCCCCACCACCCGAAACCACCGTGCACCCCACCACGGCCCCCCCAGAGACCCCTGGGCTGGACACAGCGGCCCCAGCTCTGCTCAACTACCCCGCGCACCAGTCCGTCACAGTGGGTGAGACAGTGAGCTTCCTTTGTGATGTGGTGGGCCGGCCCCGGCCCGAGATCACCTGGGAGAAGCAGCTGGAGGATCGGGAGAACGTGGTCATGAGGCCCAACCATGTGCGCGGCAACGTGGTGGTCACCAACATCGCCCAGCTGGTCATCTACAGCGCCCAGCCCCAGGACGCCGGCATCTACACCTGCACGGCCCGCAACGCCGCTGGCGTCCTGCGTGCTGACTTCCCGCTGTCGGTGGTCCGGGGGGGTCGGCCTTCGGCCACCGAGGAGAGCAGCCCGAACGGCACAGCCTTCCCCGCAGCCGAGTGCCTGAAGCCCCCTGACAGTGAGGACTGCGGCGAGGAGCAGACCCGCTGGTACTTCGACGCCCAGGCCAACAGCTGCCTGACCTTCACCTTCGGCCACTGCCACCGCAACCGCAACCACTTTGAGACCTACGAGGCCTGCATGCTGGCCTGCGTGAGCGGGCCGCTGGCCGTGTGCAGCCTGCCCCCCCTGCAGGGGCCCTGCAAGGCCTACGAGCCCCGCTGGGCCTACAACAGCCAGACGGGCCAGTGCCAGTCCTTTGTCTACGGCGGCTGCGAGGGCAACGGCAACAACTTTGAGAGCCGCGAGGCCTGCGAGGAGTCCTGCCCCTTCCCTCGGGGGAACCAGCGCTGCCGGGCCTGCAAGCCAAGGCAGAAGCTCGTCACCAGCTTCTGTCGGAGCGACTTTGTCATCTTGGGCCGAATCTCTGAGCTGACAGAGGAGCCCGACTCAGGTCGCGCCCTGGTGACTGTGGACGAGGTCCTAAAGGATGAGAAGATGGGCCTCAAGTTCCTGGGCCGGGAGCCGCTGGAGGTCACTCTGCTCCACGTGGACTggacctgcccctgccccaacGTGACGGTGGGCGAGACGCCGCTCATCATCATGGGTGAGGTGGACGGCGGCATGGCCATGCTGCGGCCCGACAGCTTCGTGGGGGCCTCGAGCACCCGGCGGGTTCGGAAGCTGCGCGAGGTCATGCACAAGAAAACCTGTGACGTCCTCAAGGAGTTCCCAGGCTTGCAGTGA